A portion of the Pseudomonas sp. GR 6-02 genome contains these proteins:
- a CDS encoding thioesterase family protein: MPTLTTYQTRIIPDWVDYNGHLRDAFYLLIFSYATDALMDRLGMDSNNREASGHSLFTLELHLNYLHEVKLDADVEVHTQIIGHDRKRLHLYHSLHLVGGDKELAGNEQMLLHVDLAGPRSAPFSEATLSKLQAIVADQTDLPAPAWIGRVIALPK, encoded by the coding sequence ATGCCCACCCTCACCACCTACCAAACCAGAATCATCCCCGACTGGGTCGACTACAACGGCCATCTGCGCGATGCCTTCTACCTGCTGATTTTCAGCTACGCCACTGACGCGTTGATGGACCGGCTGGGTATGGACAGCAACAACCGCGAGGCCAGCGGCCACTCGCTGTTTACCCTCGAACTGCACCTCAATTACCTGCACGAAGTGAAACTCGATGCCGACGTCGAAGTGCATACGCAGATCATCGGCCACGACCGCAAGCGCCTGCACCTCTACCACAGCCTGCATCTGGTGGGCGGTGACAAGGAGCTGGCGGGCAATGAACAAATGCTGCTGCACGTCGACCTCGCCGGACCGCGATCCGCACCGTTCAGCGAAGCAACCTTGAGCAAGCTGCAGGCCATCGTCGCCGATCAAACCGACTTGCCCGCACCCGCCTGGATCGGCCGAGTGATTGCTTTACCAAAATAA
- a CDS encoding gamma-butyrobetaine dioxygenase gives MNTAAAFADFRTYPLISALTAVHTLADRIQVKWADGRVSPFHHQWLRDNCPCPQCVYTVTREQVLEIVDVEEHLMPENATVDDEGCLCVDWQDGHLSRFDPGWLRAHAYDDESRAERQAGKPKARLWHSDLQLPVFEYQALMENNDALLQWLLAVRDIGLTQVRGVPTEPGSLKLIAQRISFIRESNFGVLFNVQSKADADSNAYTAFNLPLHSDLPTRELQPGLQFLHCLVNDADGGESIFVDGFAIAQALRQEDPEAFQALCEIPVEFRNKDRHSDYRCLAPIIALDAFGQVSEIRMANFLRGPFDASVEQMPRLYRAYRRFIAMTREARFRVMTRLNPGELWCFDNRRTLHARNAFDPATGARHFQGCYVDRDELLSRILVLQR, from the coding sequence ATGAACACCGCCGCCGCTTTTGCCGATTTCCGCACCTATCCATTGATCAGCGCGTTGACCGCCGTGCACACCCTGGCGGACCGAATTCAAGTGAAGTGGGCGGACGGTCGGGTCAGCCCTTTTCATCATCAATGGCTGCGGGACAACTGCCCGTGCCCACAGTGCGTCTACACGGTGACGCGCGAGCAAGTGCTGGAAATCGTCGATGTCGAAGAGCACCTGATGCCTGAAAACGCCACGGTCGATGATGAAGGCTGCCTGTGCGTCGATTGGCAGGATGGCCACCTCAGCCGCTTCGATCCGGGCTGGCTGCGGGCCCATGCCTATGACGACGAGTCCCGCGCCGAACGCCAGGCCGGAAAACCGAAAGCCAGGCTTTGGCACAGCGATTTGCAGCTGCCAGTGTTCGAATACCAGGCCCTGATGGAGAACAACGACGCCTTGTTGCAATGGCTGCTGGCCGTGCGCGATATCGGCCTGACTCAAGTGCGCGGAGTCCCCACCGAGCCGGGCTCGCTGAAGCTGATCGCCCAACGGATTTCGTTCATCCGCGAGAGCAATTTCGGCGTGCTGTTCAACGTGCAATCCAAGGCCGATGCCGACAGCAATGCCTACACCGCCTTCAACCTGCCACTGCACAGCGATTTGCCGACCCGGGAGTTGCAACCGGGGCTGCAATTTCTGCATTGCCTGGTGAATGACGCCGACGGTGGCGAGAGTATTTTCGTCGACGGTTTTGCCATCGCCCAAGCTTTGCGTCAGGAAGATCCAGAGGCGTTTCAAGCCTTGTGTGAAATCCCCGTGGAGTTCCGCAACAAGGACCGCCACAGCGACTACCGCTGCCTGGCGCCGATCATCGCGCTGGATGCATTCGGGCAAGTGTCGGAAATCCGCATGGCGAACTTTCTGCGCGGGCCATTCGATGCTTCAGTGGAGCAGATGCCCAGGCTGTATCGCGCTTACCGGCGCTTCATTGCGATGACCCGCGAGGCGCGTTTCCGGGTGATGACACGGCTTAACCCCGGCGAGTTGTGGTGCTTCGACAACCGCCGCACCCTCCACGCCCGCAACGCCTTCGACCCCGCCACCGGCGCCCGGCATTTCCAGGGTTGCTATGTCGACCGGGATGAATTGCTGTCGCGCATTCTCGTTTTACAACGCTAG
- a CDS encoding GlxA family transcriptional regulator: MTTFNSGAQPQNRAPQSIGFLLLDNFTLISLASAVEPLRMANQLSGRELYRWTTLTVDGGQVWASDGLQITPDASMHKAPPMDTVIVCGGIGIQRTVTREHVSWLQSQARQSRRLGAVCTGSWALACAGLLDGFDCSVHWECLAAMQEAFPRVAMSTRLFTLDRNRFTSSGGTAPLDMMLHLISRDHGRELSAAISEMFVYERIRNEQDHQRVPLKHMLGTNQPKLQEIVALMEANLEEPIDLDELAVYVAVSRRQLERLFQKYLHCSPSRYYLKLRLIRARQLLKQTPMSIIEVASVCGFVSTPHFSKCYREYFGIPPRDERVGSNTTQQVAMMPLPQALVLSPLSGPLSALSQARNESTFASVRL; this comes from the coding sequence ATGACGACGTTCAACTCCGGGGCCCAACCCCAGAACCGTGCGCCTCAATCCATCGGCTTTCTGCTGCTGGACAATTTCACGCTGATTTCTCTGGCCTCCGCAGTAGAACCCCTGCGCATGGCCAACCAATTGTCCGGTCGCGAGCTGTACCGCTGGACCACGCTCACCGTCGATGGCGGTCAGGTCTGGGCCAGTGACGGCCTGCAGATCACCCCCGACGCCTCCATGCACAAAGCACCACCCATGGACACCGTCATTGTCTGCGGCGGCATCGGCATTCAGCGCACCGTAACCCGTGAGCATGTGTCGTGGCTGCAAAGCCAGGCGCGTCAGTCCCGTCGTCTCGGCGCGGTCTGCACCGGCAGCTGGGCCCTGGCGTGCGCCGGCCTGCTGGACGGTTTCGATTGCAGCGTGCACTGGGAATGTCTGGCCGCTATGCAGGAAGCTTTCCCGCGAGTGGCCATGAGCACCCGGCTGTTCACCCTCGACCGTAACCGGTTCACCAGCTCCGGCGGCACCGCGCCGCTGGACATGATGCTGCACCTGATCAGCCGTGATCACGGTCGTGAGCTGTCGGCCGCGATTTCGGAGATGTTCGTCTACGAGCGCATCCGCAACGAGCAGGATCACCAGCGCGTGCCGCTCAAGCACATGCTCGGCACCAACCAGCCGAAACTGCAGGAAATCGTGGCGCTGATGGAGGCTAACCTCGAAGAGCCGATCGATCTTGATGAACTGGCGGTTTATGTCGCCGTTTCGCGTCGTCAGCTGGAGCGGCTGTTCCAGAAATACCTGCACTGCTCGCCGTCGCGTTACTACCTGAAACTGCGCCTGATCCGTGCTCGGCAACTGCTCAAGCAAACGCCGATGTCGATCATCGAAGTGGCGTCGGTGTGCGGGTTCGTGTCCACGCCGCACTTCTCCAAGTGCTACCGCGAATACTTCGGCATTCCGCCGCGTGACGAGCGCGTAGGCTCCAATACCACGCAACAAGTGGCGATGATGCCGCTGCCGCAAGCCTTGGTGCTGTCGCCGTTGTCCGGGCCGCTGTCGGCGTTGAGCCAGGCGCGTAATGAATCGACGTTTGCCAGCGTAAGGCTCTAA
- a CDS encoding L-serine ammonia-lyase, whose protein sequence is MAISVFDLFKIGIGPSSSHTVGPMRAAALFVQGLRERGLLEQVCRIEVQLYGSLSATGIGHGSDNAVIMGLMGEWPDAIDPSQIGIRIEALRETHTLLLDGRLSVPFIWARDMRLIDENLPFHPNAMTLVAEGDHGELHRDTYYSIGGGFVVDEAQASSGVVDLDNTVLPYDFSSAVELLSLCKKHNLRVAELMMANEKVWRSEEEIRSGLMKLWRAMQDCVEQGLKHEGILPGGLNVRRRAAKLHRSLQELNKPNVIGSTLSAMEWVNLFALAVNEENAAGGRMVTAPTNGAAGIIPAVLHYFMKFSEAVTDANVVDYFLSAAAVGILCKKNASISGAEVGCQGEVGSACAMAAAGLAEVLGATPEQLCNAAEIGLEHNLGLTCDPVGGLVQVPCIERNAIAAVKAINAAQMALRGDGQHFISLDRVIRTMRDTGADMHDKYKETSRGGLAVSAVEC, encoded by the coding sequence ATGGCTATCAGCGTTTTCGACTTGTTCAAAATCGGCATCGGCCCTTCCAGTTCGCACACCGTGGGGCCTATGCGCGCCGCGGCGCTGTTCGTGCAAGGTTTGCGCGAGCGGGGGCTTCTGGAGCAGGTGTGTCGCATCGAAGTTCAGCTATACGGATCGCTCTCGGCCACCGGCATCGGCCACGGCAGCGACAACGCGGTGATCATGGGGTTGATGGGCGAGTGGCCCGACGCGATCGATCCGTCGCAAATCGGCATCCGTATAGAAGCCTTGCGTGAAACTCACACGCTATTGCTCGACGGCCGCTTGTCGGTCCCGTTCATCTGGGCTCGGGACATGCGCCTGATCGACGAGAACCTGCCGTTCCATCCGAACGCCATGACCCTGGTTGCCGAAGGCGATCACGGCGAGCTGCATCGCGATACCTACTATTCCATCGGCGGCGGTTTTGTCGTCGACGAGGCGCAAGCTTCCAGCGGTGTGGTGGATCTGGATAACACCGTACTGCCTTACGACTTCTCCAGTGCCGTCGAATTGCTCAGCCTGTGCAAGAAGCACAACCTGCGCGTGGCCGAATTGATGATGGCCAACGAGAAAGTCTGGCGCAGCGAAGAAGAAATCCGCAGTGGCCTGATGAAGCTCTGGCGCGCCATGCAGGATTGTGTGGAGCAAGGCCTCAAGCACGAAGGCATCCTGCCCGGCGGTCTTAATGTGCGCCGTCGCGCGGCCAAGTTGCACCGCAGCTTGCAAGAGCTGAACAAGCCCAACGTGATCGGCTCGACCTTGAGCGCGATGGAGTGGGTCAACCTGTTCGCGCTGGCGGTCAACGAAGAAAACGCTGCCGGCGGGCGCATGGTCACGGCGCCGACCAACGGTGCGGCGGGGATCATTCCGGCGGTGTTGCACTACTTTATGAAATTCAGCGAGGCAGTGACCGACGCCAATGTGGTCGATTACTTCCTCAGTGCTGCGGCGGTAGGGATTCTGTGCAAAAAGAACGCCTCGATCTCTGGTGCCGAAGTCGGTTGCCAGGGTGAAGTCGGTTCGGCTTGCGCCATGGCGGCGGCCGGGTTGGCGGAGGTTCTTGGTGCCACGCCGGAGCAGCTGTGTAACGCGGCGGAAATCGGCCTGGAGCATAACCTCGGCTTGACCTGCGACCCGGTGGGCGGGCTGGTGCAGGTACCGTGCATCGAGCGCAATGCGATTGCTGCGGTGAAAGCGATCAACGCCGCGCAGATGGCGCTGCGCGGTGACGGCCAGCACTTTATCTCGCTGGACCGGGTGATCCGCACCATGCGTGATACCGGTGCCGACATGCACGACAAATATAAAGAGACATCGCGCGGTGGCTTGGCGGTTAGCGCGGTTGAGTGCTGA
- a CDS encoding choline ABC transporter substrate-binding protein, whose protein sequence is MKGSPSLLLAAMLSLPFLAQAAEPAQCSTVNFSDVGWTDITATTATTSVVLNALGYKTKTTMISVPVTYKSLADGKNMDVFLGNWMPTMENDIKAYRDAGTVETVRTNLKGAKYTLAVPQALYDKGLHDFADIAKFKKELDGKIYGIEPGNDGNRLIQSMIDKDAFGLKTAGFKVVESSEAGMLSQVDRAQKRDTAVVFLGWAPHPMNKRFKIQYLTGGDDFFGPDFGAATVATNTRKGYTQECSNVGQLLKNLEFTVDMESTLMGNILDDKMKPEAAAKAWLKKNPQVLDTWLAGVTTIDGKPGLEAVKAKLAQ, encoded by the coding sequence ATGAAAGGTTCCCCGTCGTTGTTGTTGGCCGCCATGCTGAGTCTGCCGTTCCTGGCTCAAGCCGCAGAGCCGGCCCAATGCAGCACCGTAAACTTCTCCGATGTCGGCTGGACGGACATTACCGCGACCACCGCGACCACCAGCGTTGTGCTCAACGCCCTCGGCTACAAGACCAAGACCACGATGATTTCCGTGCCGGTGACCTACAAGTCCCTGGCCGACGGCAAGAACATGGACGTGTTCCTGGGTAACTGGATGCCGACCATGGAAAACGACATCAAGGCCTATCGGGATGCCGGCACCGTGGAAACCGTGCGCACCAACCTCAAAGGTGCCAAATACACCCTCGCCGTACCACAAGCGCTGTACGACAAAGGGCTGCATGACTTTGCCGACATCGCCAAGTTCAAGAAAGAACTCGACGGCAAGATCTACGGTATCGAGCCAGGCAACGACGGCAACCGTCTGATCCAGAGCATGATCGACAAAGACGCCTTCGGTCTCAAAACCGCCGGTTTCAAAGTCGTCGAATCCAGCGAGGCGGGCATGCTGTCGCAAGTCGACCGTGCACAAAAACGCGACACCGCCGTGGTGTTCCTCGGCTGGGCACCGCACCCGATGAACAAACGTTTCAAGATTCAGTACTTGACCGGTGGCGATGACTTCTTCGGCCCGGATTTCGGTGCTGCCACCGTTGCGACCAACACTCGCAAGGGGTATACCCAAGAGTGCAGCAACGTCGGCCAACTGCTGAAAAACCTGGAGTTCACCGTCGACATGGAGAGTACGCTGATGGGCAACATCCTGGACGACAAGATGAAGCCTGAAGCGGCCGCCAAGGCCTGGCTGAAAAAGAACCCACAGGTGCTCGATACCTGGCTCGCTGGCGTGACCACCATTGACGGTAAACCAGGCCTGGAGGCCGTGAAAGCCAAGCTCGCGCAGTAA
- the choW gene encoding choline ABC transporter permease subunit, translating into MLIDQKIPLGQYIASFVEWLTQHGASTFDAIAVSLETMIHGVTFALTWFNPLALIGLIALLAHFIQRKWGLTVFVIASFLLILNLGYWQETMETLAQVLFATLVCVVIGVPLGIVAAHKPMFYTLMRPVLDLMQTVPTFVYLIPTLTLFGLGVVPGLISTVVFAIAAPIRLTYLGIRDVPDELMDAGKAFGCSRRQLLSRIELPHAMPSIAAGITQCIMLSLSMVVIAALVGADGLGKPVVNALNTADIALGFEAGLAIVLLAIMLDRICKQPEAKVGGDA; encoded by the coding sequence ATGCTGATTGATCAGAAAATACCCTTAGGCCAGTACATCGCGAGCTTCGTTGAATGGTTGACGCAACACGGCGCCAGCACCTTCGACGCCATCGCCGTGTCACTGGAAACGATGATCCACGGCGTGACTTTTGCGCTGACCTGGTTCAACCCGCTGGCATTGATCGGCCTCATCGCACTACTGGCACATTTCATCCAACGCAAATGGGGCCTGACCGTTTTCGTCATCGCCTCCTTCCTGCTGATCCTCAATCTGGGGTACTGGCAGGAAACCATGGAAACCCTCGCCCAGGTGTTGTTCGCCACCCTGGTCTGCGTAGTGATCGGCGTGCCGTTGGGTATCGTCGCCGCGCACAAACCGATGTTCTACACACTGATGCGGCCGGTGCTCGATCTGATGCAGACCGTACCGACTTTCGTGTACCTCATTCCTACCCTGACCCTCTTCGGTCTGGGTGTGGTCCCGGGTCTGATCTCGACGGTGGTGTTCGCGATTGCCGCGCCCATCCGCCTGACCTACCTGGGTATCCGCGATGTTCCGGACGAACTGATGGACGCCGGCAAAGCCTTTGGCTGCTCGCGCCGTCAGTTGCTCTCGCGCATCGAACTGCCCCACGCCATGCCAAGCATCGCGGCCGGTATCACCCAGTGCATCATGCTGTCGTTGTCGATGGTGGTGATTGCGGCACTGGTGGGCGCCGACGGCCTGGGCAAACCTGTGGTCAACGCACTGAACACTGCTGATATCGCACTGGGCTTCGAAGCAGGCCTGGCGATCGTATTGCTGGCGATCATGCTCGACCGTATCTGCAAACAACCCGAAGCCAAAGTAGGGGGTGACGCATGA
- the choV gene encoding choline ABC transporter ATP-binding protein encodes MSIIRFEDVDVIFSKDPRAALKLLDQGMTRNEILKKTGQIVGVEKASLDIEKGEICVLMGLSGSGKSSLLRCINGLNTVSRGKLFVEHEGRQIDIASCTPAELKMMRTKRIAMVFQKFALMPWLTVRENISFGLEMQGRPEKERRKLVDEKLELVGLTQWRNKKPNELSGGMQQRVGLARALAMDADILLMDEPFSALDPLIRQGLQDELLELQNKLSKTIVFVSHDLDEALKLGSRIAIMKDGRIIQYSVPEEIVLNPADDYVRTFVAHTNPLNVLCGRSLMRTLDNCKRINGSVCLDPGGDSWLDLAEGNTIKGARQNGSSLDLQKWIPGQAVEALGRRPTLVDSNIGMRDALQIRYQTGNKLVLHDNNKVVGILGDSELYHALLGKNLG; translated from the coding sequence ATGAGCATTATTCGCTTCGAAGACGTGGACGTGATCTTCTCCAAAGATCCACGCGCCGCTCTCAAACTGCTCGACCAGGGCATGACCCGCAACGAGATTCTGAAAAAGACCGGGCAAATCGTCGGTGTCGAAAAGGCCAGCCTGGACATCGAGAAAGGTGAAATCTGCGTACTGATGGGTTTGTCCGGCTCCGGCAAATCCAGCCTGTTGCGCTGCATCAACGGCCTCAACACCGTTAGCCGTGGCAAGTTGTTCGTCGAACACGAAGGCCGGCAGATCGACATCGCGTCCTGCACCCCGGCGGAACTGAAGATGATGCGCACCAAGCGCATCGCGATGGTGTTCCAGAAGTTCGCCCTGATGCCTTGGCTGACGGTGCGCGAGAACATCAGCTTCGGTCTGGAAATGCAGGGTCGCCCCGAGAAAGAACGCCGCAAACTGGTGGACGAGAAGCTTGAGCTGGTGGGCCTGACCCAGTGGCGCAACAAGAAACCCAATGAGCTCTCCGGCGGCATGCAGCAGCGTGTCGGCCTGGCCCGTGCGCTGGCGATGGACGCCGACATCCTGCTGATGGACGAACCGTTCTCGGCCCTCGACCCGCTGATTCGCCAAGGCCTGCAAGACGAGCTGCTGGAACTGCAAAACAAGCTGAGCAAGACCATCGTCTTCGTGAGCCACGACCTCGATGAAGCCCTGAAGCTGGGCAGCCGTATCGCGATCATGAAAGACGGCCGGATCATCCAGTACAGCGTGCCGGAAGAAATCGTCCTGAACCCTGCGGACGATTACGTGCGCACCTTCGTCGCCCACACCAATCCGCTGAACGTATTGTGTGGTCGCAGCCTGATGCGCACCCTGGACAACTGCAAACGCATCAACGGTTCGGTGTGCCTGGATCCGGGCGGCGATTCGTGGCTGGACCTGGCCGAAGGCAACACCATCAAAGGCGCGCGCCAGAACGGCTCGAGCCTGGACCTGCAGAAATGGATACCTGGGCAAGCGGTTGAAGCCCTGGGCCGTCGACCAACGCTGGTGGACTCCAACATCGGCATGCGCGATGCGCTGCAGATTCGTTACCAGACCGGCAACAAGCTGGTGCTGCACGACAACAACAAAGTGGTCGGGATCCTGGGCGACAGCGAGCTGTACCACGCGCTGCTCGGCAAGAACCTGGGGTAA
- a CDS encoding BCCT family transporter, with translation MFYTSTALILLLTAILIVAPQEAGRMLGIAQAWLSRSFGWYYMVVIAAYLVFVVGLAFSSYGKLKLGSKDDTPDFSYGAWAGMLFSSGIGISLLYFGASEPLDHYFNPPEGVAGSNLAARQAVQLTFLHWGLHGWAIYALVGLAVAYFAYRHNQPLALRSALYPLVGERWVKGAAGHAVDGFGMFVTLLGLVTNLGIGSLQVSSGLENLFGMAHSNTNLLIVIIVMSTVATIAAVSGVENGIRRLSNLNIVLFSGLLIFVLLFGPTLHLLNGFVQNIGDYLNGVVLKTFDLYVYEGDSEKSDRWLGLWTLFYWAWWISWAPFVGMFIARISRGRTVRELVAGVLLIPLGFTLAWLSIFGNSALDLVMNHGAVELGKTALEQPSMAIYQLLEHYPASKVVIGVSIFVGFVLFLTPADSGAVMMANLSCKGGNVDEDAPHWLRIFWSVVITLVTIGLLFAGNFEAMQTMVVLAGLPFSVVLVFFMFGLHKAMRQDVQIEQEQAELAARGRRGFSERLTQLDLQPNQSIVQRFMDKQVSPALEEAVVQLRGKGLNVQTLLGKAKRCMGLRIEMEEGNPFVYEVSLDGYLAAASEAVSAESADEPRARYYRAEVYLHNGSQDYDLMGFTQDQITRDVLDQFESHRQLLGRVYS, from the coding sequence GTGTTCTACACCTCTACCGCGCTGATCCTGCTGTTGACCGCCATTCTGATCGTCGCCCCGCAAGAGGCCGGCAGAATGCTCGGTATTGCCCAGGCCTGGTTGTCCCGCAGCTTCGGCTGGTACTACATGGTGGTGATCGCCGCCTATCTGGTTTTTGTCGTCGGCCTGGCGTTTTCGTCTTACGGCAAGCTCAAGTTGGGCAGCAAGGACGATACCCCGGATTTCAGCTACGGCGCCTGGGCGGGGATGCTGTTCTCGTCGGGTATCGGCATCTCGCTGTTGTACTTCGGTGCGTCCGAGCCGCTGGACCATTACTTCAACCCGCCGGAAGGCGTCGCCGGCAGCAACCTTGCCGCACGCCAGGCAGTGCAGCTGACGTTCCTGCATTGGGGCCTGCATGGCTGGGCGATCTACGCCTTGGTCGGCCTGGCCGTGGCGTACTTTGCTTACCGTCATAACCAGCCGTTGGCATTGCGTTCGGCGCTTTATCCGTTGGTCGGCGAGCGTTGGGTCAAAGGCGCGGCCGGTCATGCGGTGGACGGCTTCGGCATGTTCGTGACCCTGCTGGGGCTGGTGACGAACCTGGGGATCGGTTCGCTGCAAGTCTCGTCGGGGTTGGAAAACCTGTTCGGCATGGCGCACAGCAACACCAACTTGCTGATCGTGATCATCGTGATGAGCACCGTGGCGACCATCGCAGCGGTGTCCGGCGTGGAAAACGGCATTCGTCGTCTGTCCAACCTGAACATCGTGCTGTTCAGCGGTCTGCTGATTTTCGTGCTGTTGTTCGGCCCGACTCTGCACCTGCTCAACGGCTTTGTGCAGAACATTGGTGACTACCTCAATGGCGTGGTGCTGAAGACCTTCGACCTCTACGTGTATGAAGGCGACAGTGAGAAGTCTGACCGCTGGCTGGGCCTGTGGACCCTGTTCTACTGGGCCTGGTGGATTTCCTGGGCGCCATTTGTCGGCATGTTCATCGCGCGTATTTCCCGTGGTCGCACGGTGCGTGAGCTGGTCGCCGGTGTGCTGCTGATCCCGCTGGGTTTCACCCTGGCATGGCTGTCGATCTTCGGTAACTCGGCCCTGGACCTGGTGATGAACCATGGGGCGGTGGAGCTCGGGAAGACGGCGCTGGAACAGCCATCGATGGCGATCTACCAGTTGCTTGAGCATTACCCGGCGTCGAAAGTTGTCATTGGCGTGTCGATTTTTGTTGGCTTCGTGTTGTTCCTGACCCCGGCGGACTCCGGCGCGGTGATGATGGCCAACCTTTCCTGCAAGGGCGGCAACGTCGACGAAGACGCGCCGCACTGGCTGCGGATTTTCTGGTCGGTGGTGATCACCCTGGTGACCATCGGTCTGCTGTTCGCCGGTAACTTCGAAGCCATGCAAACCATGGTGGTGCTGGCGGGGCTGCCGTTCTCGGTGGTGCTGGTGTTCTTCATGTTCGGTTTGCACAAGGCCATGCGCCAGGACGTGCAGATCGAACAGGAGCAAGCGGAACTGGCAGCGCGTGGTCGTCGTGGTTTCAGCGAGCGTCTGACCCAGCTGGATCTGCAGCCGAATCAGTCGATTGTTCAGCGTTTCATGGACAAACAAGTCAGCCCGGCGCTGGAAGAGGCCGTGGTTCAACTGCGTGGCAAGGGCCTGAACGTGCAAACGTTGCTGGGTAAAGCCAAGCGTTGCATGGGCCTGCGGATCGAGATGGAAGAGGGCAACCCTTTTGTCTACGAAGTGAGCCTGGACGGTTATCTGGCGGCGGCGAGTGAAGCGGTGTCGGCCGAAAGTGCCGATGAACCGCGCGCACGTTACTACCGCGCTGAGGTGTACCTGCACAACGGCAGCCAGGACTATGACTTGATGGGCTTCACTCAGGATCAGATCACCCGTGACGTGCTCGATCAGTTTGAAAGCCATCGGCAGCTGCTAGGCCGGGTTTATAGCTGA
- the betI gene encoding transcriptional regulator BetI has translation MPKVGMQPIRRQQLIEATLQAVDQVGMGDASIALIARLAGVSNGIISHYFQDKNGLIAATMRYLMSVLSENVTARRQAMADDSPRAHLQVIIEGNFDASQVNGPAMKTWLAFWATSMHQPSLHRLQRINDHRLYSNLCCQFRRALPLDQARSAARGLAALIDGLWLRGALSGDAFDTEQAQRIAYEYMDIQLAKQVS, from the coding sequence ATGCCCAAGGTCGGTATGCAACCCATCCGCCGCCAGCAATTGATCGAAGCCACGCTTCAGGCCGTCGATCAGGTCGGCATGGGGGACGCCAGCATTGCGCTGATCGCCCGTTTGGCCGGTGTCTCGAATGGCATCATCAGTCACTATTTTCAGGACAAGAATGGCCTGATCGCCGCCACGATGCGGTATCTGATGAGCGTCCTCAGCGAGAACGTCACCGCGCGCCGTCAGGCGATGGCAGATGACAGCCCACGGGCGCATCTGCAGGTGATTATCGAAGGCAACTTCGACGCCAGCCAGGTCAATGGCCCGGCAATGAAAACCTGGTTGGCCTTCTGGGCCACCAGCATGCACCAGCCGTCTTTGCACAGGTTGCAGCGGATCAACGATCACCGTCTGTATTCCAACCTGTGCTGCCAGTTCCGCCGTGCGTTGCCGCTTGATCAAGCGCGCAGCGCCGCCCGGGGCCTGGCAGCCCTCATTGACGGTTTGTGGTTGCGCGGCGCGCTGTCGGGAGATGCTTTCGACACCGAGCAGGCGCAAAGAATCGCTTACGAATACATGGATATCCAATTGGCCAAGCAGGTGAGTTAG